cccatctttaaaataaaatctgagatCCACACCATGACTTCCGAAGCCCTGCTTGGTGTTCTAATCTCTCTCCAACTTTCTCCTTTGCCCATTACAATCTGACCAAGATGGTCTCTCTCTATTCTTTGAACGCATCTGTGTTTTCCTGCCTTTGGGTCTTTGCCCAGGCCTCTTTCTACTTGGAACTAGATTGTAAGCCCTATAATGGCAGGGACTGTGTTCAGTTTTGTTTCTCTCTAAATCCTCATGTGTTTAAACAATAGACAATAATGCCAGCTCTAACAGGTCTTAATAAACAGTCCTGGAATAAATGTGCCTGATGCTTCTCTATTGATGTATTTAATCTTTACACAAAGAAACTCAGGGAGGTTTAGCCTTTTGTTGAAGGTCACACGGCTAAGAGTTGAACCCCAAAGGGAGGGGTTTTCACCTGTCATTGTGAATGTGGGCATGAGTGCCAGGAGGTATACCACAGGCCATCCCCAAATTCTAGATGCTTCTAGCTTCGTGCAGCAGGAAGCATTGGGTCTGTGCTGCAAAGCTGGCAAGACTTGGGTCCTCAAAAGCCCTCCGAGAGTATTCCAGGTAGAAGAACAGCAGTGAGCAGAAGTGTGAAGGCAAGAAGATCCAGCTCCTGGGACAACTGGACTCAGAGGGCTGGGCCAGCCCAGGACACACAGCTGGCTGGATCCAGGGCTATATCAGCTGGTGGTCTCCAGAGGCCGGACCCTGAAGGGCAGGGAAATTGAGGCATGGTGTCAGTGTCACTGTGCAATCCCTCTCCCCAGGCTGTGGGTAGGAGCCCCTAGGGACGTGGGCTGGGCGTTTGCAGGCAGGACGTTCCCACGCGGGGGCGGCCCTGGGGAAAGCTGTGGGGCGGGCCCGGGGCAGGAGCCAGAGATCCACTCCCTCTGCAGCCTGTTCTCTGTTACTTGCTCTGCAGACCCGGGTCGCATTCTGGCTCCCTCCAAGCTGCAAGGTGAGTGAGTGGCTGGGGAGAACCCTGGCTGCCCAAACATGGGCCGGTGGGGGATGCGGCTGGGACTCTGGCTTTCATCACCCCGTCAGggcctgtggggtcactgctatGGAGGAGgatctgggggctgggggctacTGGCAGCTCAAGGGTGAGGGGAATTTTCCTCTGTCCACATATGGGGCACTATCTCTTTCCTCAAATGTAGATtactccttccccctccccacaggTGGGGCTCTGTCATCCACTTATCACTGATGGGTAACCCTTCCTTTCCAGGTGTGGGGTGTCTGTCCACTTTCCACATATGGTACACCCTACCCTCTCTCTAATTACTGGGTGCCCTTCTCTTGCTCTCTAGATGTAGGGGTCCTTTCAGTTTCTGGAAGTGGGATACCCTCTTCTCCCCAGATGTGTGCCCTCTCTTCCTACCTCTGACCCAGTTTGGTTTTTGTCCCCCTCTGAATCTCCTCTTCAAggcccccctgcccaccccccaaccccccctgCCCCAGGTTGCCAAATCCTGATTTTCCCTGGAGATCGGGGGTTGGGCTCGCCTGTCCCTCTCCCCCACCAGGTCCAGCAGAGCAGGCTTTCCAGGCACGTAGGCAACCAATTATGGCAGGCGGGGTTCGGGGAGGGGGTTGGCGGGGCAAGCCATCTGCAGGAGACCTTGGCAGATGGCCCTGTAGCAAGACAGTTATCCCAGGAACTGCTCCCTCCCGACCTGGACTCCCACTCTGTTTCCTCTGGGGGGCAAACAGCTGAGGGAGCTTGTCTAAGCTAGCCACCCACTGTGAGCTGAGGCTGGAACCAGAACCAAGGCTCCCAGATCCAAATTGTTCAGGCCCTGGCTTAAGAGTTAGGCCTTGTCCCACTTCTCAGATGGCGAATTGAAGCCCCAGGAGGGGGCTCCAAATGTCTAGAACCCCTATCTACCCCCACAGGCATATCATACAAACTTAGaagggggcaggggctggagatGACCTTGATATCCTGGAAATCATGCCCTTCCCGGTCACCACACCTGTGTAAACCGTGTATCTCTGTCTGGGTCCTGAGGGGAAGGGCAGAGGGCAATGTGAGGGCAGGACTCACCCCAAACCACGCCCCAGATGTCCTTCAGAGCTGCCTGGAGCTTGACCCTGAGGAAAGGGGGCCTTGGAATGCGAGGGATCCACAGCCCAGGAAGCACTGGTAAGATGTGGACATGCCCTCCCTTGCCGAACTCCGAGGCTCAGGGCAGGGGTCCTGTCTGCAGGCTGCCCCTGGTCCCTTCCTTGCTGCTCTGGGCCTGCCCTGAACCATTTCCCATAATCCTGGTCCTTGGAGGGGGGGGGACCACGTTCCTCCAGAAAATAGacagcagccccctccccaaaGCGTTCTCAGGGCCTGACACCTATACCTCAGGTTCCTAAGGCCTTTGTGTCCAGAGGCAGAGGATGCTGACAGAACCTTCCGGACCTTTGTATCCAAGCCAGTCAGAAGATAGAGGCCTAAAGAAAGAGAGACTTGAGCCAGATAGACGGGCCTTCTTGACCCTCTGGAGAATGATGAcagataacatttattgagcccttaCTGTGTGCCCTGAGCTGGGATCGATGTTTTGCACAGATGAACACGTTTGGATTTCATAGCAGTCACACGAAGTGGACACTGTGCCATTATCTCCCTTTCTCAGATGAACAAACAGGCCCAGAGCCGGGACTCTTTTTCCCAAAGCGGTTCCCACGCTCTCTGGGCAAGGTGGTACCAATGCCCTCCTGGAGGGCATCCCAGGTGACAGTAAACAGAAGAAGCTTTACGGAGACTCTTCTAGGGCCCAGCCTTGTTCTGGACACTCACACGGAGCCCTCGAGGGCTAGGCTATCAGGCATGGAAGTGAGAAGTGAAACCAACATCTATCAGTGTAAATCATGTGTGCCCGGGCCTGGGCATTATCTTGAAGCTTCCACAATAGTGTGAGATAAGATCGCTTAGTATCCCCACTTTCCAGATGGTGGGCTACACTGAGGTAAAGAGGGCTTGTCggagctggggtggggtgcaACTGGGGTCCCACGACTCCAAAGCCATGCCCGTGACCACTCACTAAGGGCACAAGTCTAGTGCTTTGCAATTTGCAGAGCAGTTTCCCACCTGCCATCCCAGGTTCATCTCTCCGAGCCTTTCTCTGCCCATTGCCTTTGCCTGatgtgccctccccaccccagatctTCCCAGAAGACACAGGGTCTGGAGCCAGAGGGGCTGAACTGCCGCGCTGGCCCAGCTCCCTCTTTCTCTGTGGATTTCAGCAAGTTCCTTAGCtactcagtttcttcctctgtaagaTGAGAATAATATCACTGTCTCAGAGCCATACCAAGCCAATGAGTCAACTCGCCCAAAGGCCTTAGCATGGTTCCTGGCACACAGTTTAAGTGCTCAATACGTGCTACCTTCTTTGTTAATCTTATGGTTGGTGCTGGGATGCCTCAGGGGCAGCCTCATCTCCGCTCCTCCCTGTGCCCACAGCCCACGGCAAGGAGAAGATGCCCCCCTACACTAACTATCATGCCCAGCGCTCCTACCCCATGCCAGAGGAGCCCTTCTGCATGGAACTCAACGCTGAGCAGCAGGCCctcaaggagaaggagaagggcagCTGGACCCAGCTGAGCCACGCCGAGAAGGTGGCCTGTAGGTctcagggtggggatgggggtgattTTGCAAAGAAGGGCCTAGCCTGTTAGGGAGCAGCCGGCAGGGAGAAACTCTGGCCAAGACAGCCAGAACCCACTCCCCCAAATACTCAAATGCATACCTGAGTGGTGAaattcattcctttgttcattcacTTTTTACTTCACGCAACTATTTGAGCACAGTCTGATGCTGCGTgatgctggggacacagaagTGAATCACGGGAGGGTTCCTGCCCCTAGGGTGCTCCCAGTCCAGTGGGGGAACCAATGCAAACGCAGACAGCTGTAATAGTGGATATGCTGCTGGGTGAGGTGTGTTCACGGGGCTGTGAGAacccaaaggagagagagagatgcaatCCTGGTAGGCTTTCCCGAGAAGGGTTGTTCTAGCTGGCCTTGGATGGTGAGGGGGAGGGGCTGCCAGGCAGTGGGAACAGCATGGGGAAGGATTTGGGAGCTGGAGAGCATGGAGGGTCCTGGGCTTCAGTGAGTCGTGTTGGGGGGATGGAGCAGAAAGAGGCAGGTGAGTTGGGTGGGAGAGCAGGGGTCTGGCGCTCGGAAGCAGGAAGGATGTGTGACACCAAGTGCTGCCCACCAGAAGTGCCCCCGGAAAGCCTCGAGCCTCATCATCAGCTCCTAGCCATGCTttgcacacagtagatgctcagtagGAATTTGCTGAATGGACAGCTTCTGCTGCAGGGAGTGGGGTGGCTGGAGGTCCCCAAGGCCAAGAGTTGGCCCAAGAATTGGATGTATCTGAAGCCcctcccccctaccccccacctgCCTCCAGTGTACCGGCTCCAGTTCCATGAGACTTTTGCAGAGATGAACCGTCGCTCCAATGAGTGGAAGACAGTGATGGGCTgtgtcttcttcttctttggaTTCACAGGTCTGCTGATTTGGTGGCAGCGGGTCTACGGTGAGTGGCAGTGCCTCACCCAGCCACAGTCCTCCCAGGCCCTTGTGGTCACAACCATCAGCCAAGTTTTGATAAGTGAACTAAGCTAGTACTCATCTGAAAAGTTTTTGAAAGGTCCTCCAGCATGATG
This genomic interval from Cervus canadensis isolate Bull #8, Minnesota chromosome 10, ASM1932006v1, whole genome shotgun sequence contains the following:
- the LOC122448767 gene encoding cytochrome c oxidase subunit 4 isoform 2, mitochondrial isoform X2; amino-acid sequence: MSFRAAWSLTLRKGGLGMRGIHSPGSTAHGKEKMPPYTNYHAQRSYPMPEEPFCMELNAEQQALKEKEKGSWTQLSHAEKVACLLIWWQRVYVFPKKPITLTDEWKAQQLQRILDMKGNPVQGLASRWDYERKEWKK
- the LOC122448767 gene encoding cytochrome c oxidase subunit 4 isoform 2, mitochondrial isoform X1; the protein is MSFRAAWSLTLRKGGLGMRGIHSPGSTAHGKEKMPPYTNYHAQRSYPMPEEPFCMELNAEQQALKEKEKGSWTQLSHAEKVALYRLQFHETFAEMNRRSNEWKTVMGCVFFFFGFTGLLIWWQRVYVFPKKPITLTDEWKAQQLQRILDMKGNPVQGLASRWDYERKEWKK